TCGCCATGCCAGTCGACCCGGGGAGTATCGGGATTGACCTTTGTGTCCTTCTGGTTGCCCTTCTTTTTCTGAGCTCCGGCCGCCTTCACTTCGGCATAGCAGGTGCTCTTTCCCAGACAGACCTGGCTCTTGGAAGAGTAAATACTTTCGCCATTCAGACGTATGATGGTGGCATAGTGTTGACAGGAAAGACACTTTTCGGCGGGTGGCGGAGAGTCTCCAAATGAAAAGGAGCCGGTCTGTTTGGTGTCATATTCACCAATCAAAGCAGTGCGAGTGCCGAATTTGTTGGCCTTGCTGGTAGCCCAATTCGCATCATGCCAGGCCTGCTGCTTTTTGTGGAAACATGCTTCATCGAGGCATTTGGTCTTTTCTTTTTCACCACCAAAAAGCCGGAGTTGGCAGTCGGTATTTTTAAGGCACGCCTTACATTCGGTTTTATCAAACCTGCCGGAGTGGAGAGGGATGGCCAACTGGTCAACTCTATCCTTTAACCGCCAGACGGGCAGGTCCTGGCTTTTTACCTGCCAGGTGGCCAGGTCCTTCATAAAGGAGGCAACCTTGTCATTATCACCCAAACGCAAGAGCTGCTCCATGTGGCCGACGTGCCAGGTGCCGGCGCGCCAGAGCTCCAGGGCTGCTTCCGGGAGCTCCAGAATTTTAAGGCGCTTGCGGATATAGCGGTCGGAGACGGAGAGCTTTTCCGAGAGAATCTTAACGGCCGACTCGCCGTAGCGCTCGCTGCAGGTCCGGAAGAACTCCGCCTCTTCGATATCGGAAAAACCTTCCCGCTGAAGATTTTCGATGCCCGAGGAGATCATGGCCTGCTCTTCGGTCATCTCCCGGATAAAAGTTTTAAGTGAAAAATGGGCCGCGTCGACCTTGGCAGCCAAAAGCTGCTTTGCGGCATAGCGCCGGTGGCCCCAGACCAGTTCGTACTTTATCGGGGGCCCGGCCTCGATCGGCCGCACCAGCGCAGGCGCCTGCTGGCCCTCGATCCTGATGCTTTCCGCCAGGTCCCTGACCTTCTCAGGGATCATCCGGGAAGGTGGGTTCCAGGGCGCCGGGCGGATCTGGTCGAGAGGTATTTCATGGACATGGTTGTCGCTGGGGCTCATGCGGCTAAATCCTCCGGAATTTCAATCTTGAAAAGACCCTGGCGCCCCTTGACCGGAAACGGCTCAATGGCCCGGACGTTTTCCAGTTTCCAGGCGTAGCGGCCAGAAGAAAAGTCGCCAAAGGTTGCTTCAAGTCCTATCCAATCGGTTTGATATTGAAATGTTGGAATGCAGGCTGTTAATTGAGCAATCGCAACGGCTTTACCAAAAGGAAGGAACCATGAAGGAATCCATTGTTGTAAATTGTCACCCGGCACACCGGCATCAAATAAAGGCTCAAGGGCTTTTACAAATTTAGGCTGAATTAATAGTTCTTTAAGAGCCTTTTCCGACAGGCCCCCTTGCGCAGCACAAATTAGCAGCGGCCCTCGGTAATCAGTTTTCCAAGACCGCGTTTCATACTGCTTGGCCCCGACCGCAATCAACGAGGCCCACGGCTGCCAAAGTGATAAAGCTTTGATTTTCAAACCATCTCCTTTTTCTCGGCCAGCCATTCAGTGGGTAGCGCGGCTCATTG
Above is a genomic segment from Desulfobaccales bacterium containing:
- a CDS encoding ParB/RepB/Spo0J family partition protein, translating into MSPSDNHVHEIPLDQIRPAPWNPPSRMIPEKVRDLAESIRIEGQQAPALVRPIEAGPPIKYELVWGHRRYAAKQLLAAKVDAAHFSLKTFIREMTEEQAMISSGIENLQREGFSDIEEAEFFRTCSERYGESAVKILSEKLSVSDRYIRKRLKILELPEAALELWRAGTWHVGHMEQLLRLGDNDKVASFMKDLATWQVKSQDLPVWRLKDRVDQLAIPLHSGRFDKTECKACLKNTDCQLRLFGGEKEKTKCLDEACFHKKQQAWHDANWATSKANKFGTRTALIGEYDTKQTGSFSFGDSPPPAEKCLSCQHYATIIRLNGESIYSSKSQVCLGKSTCYAEVKAAGAQKKKGNQKDTKVNPDTPRVDWHGEYFRQEFYKEEIPLLMDRLDSQDPRRLRLALATFVYSTRELSTWFCQQLGVEPPKKAEWETAGYLSFPRLLELVKTQSGLQAEFLMAIALAKIALGTGYGAGRFRSEISFTDADRQALAEFLDIDWTRFQVTEGYLEKKTKAELVRFIVHDSGLWQTPEFKDGMIKLGFSTALTPEQLAATKKPRLVELILQCGVDLHGRLPKEIADRPKLQANGELR
- a CDS encoding ASCH domain-containing protein, translated to MKIKALSLWQPWASLIAVGAKQYETRSWKTDYRGPLLICAAQGGLSEKALKELLIQPKFVKALEPLFDAGVPGDNLQQWIPSWFLPFGKAVAIAQLTACIPTFQYQTDWIGLEATFGDFSSGRYAWKLENVRAIEPFPVKGRQGLFKIEIPEDLAA